The sequence below is a genomic window from Alosa alosa isolate M-15738 ecotype Scorff River chromosome 5, AALO_Geno_1.1, whole genome shotgun sequence.
tacatacatgttctatatttcagtcttgcactttaatttaatgtttattgtctatggctatgtctatagtatgtctatgtctgtatttaaagcatgtctatgtctgcatgggaaagtaagaaacgaaatttcaattctttgtatgaccagtgcatgtaaagaaattgacaataaaagccgacttgacttgacttgactgatgGAGACGGAATGGGGGGGTTGATGCTGGCCCCCATATTTGCCTGCAGCAAGCTAGGCCATAAAGGAAAAGACACGTAATATTAATAAATGGCCAGATAGTAAGCCTACCCAATTTGAGTTGCCAAATCAGTGTATCTTCTGCAGTACACCTTAGTCAGGGCTAATGGGCAAAAATAGGAATATTAAGATAGCCTGCAACATTCAagttgtaaaataaaatattaaatagcTAGGCCTTCAACAACCATGGCTATAAAGAAGGTATTTTGCAttcgaaaaataaataaataaataaaattcatGGCAACATCCATCACAAACCTCCACTCTAGACATACTAATATTGACAGCTTTTCACCGATTAACAATGTAACATATATATTTCAACACACATTATCATGCAAACTAAATCTAACCATGTCAACTAGGCAAAACAACTATAGGCCAATCATCCAGAGAAAGCAACAAAAGCTCTCTCTTTCAAACTTTTGCATCACATGCCGTCATGTAGCCTATACACATAGACGTCAACAAATAACATAATTTAAGGCCCATTATACAAAATgccaaaaaaaatgtttttaataggataggctatgtaggcctactggtagGACGATATGGAATGGCGGCAACTGGAGGAAAGGAGCGTAGACGTTTGTCTGTTGAGCGTGAGCTACAGGCGGTTGGCAACAACTGGACTGTGAATGGTCAGAGGTCAGGAAATGACGGATCAGGAAGTGAGGATGGGGAGATGGATGTTGGACGCGGGAGTTTGGATGAGTGGAAAGTAATCAATAGGAAACGGAAAACTAAAGATAGAGACGAATCAGATTATAGTGACattgataaagaaataaaaacggTGAAAAGGAGTGAAAATGAGTTCAAGGTGTTTATCAAATTGTTACAAGAGGGGACTACTTTTAACGAGTGGAGTCCAATCCAACTAACCAAAAGTCTGCATAAAGACATTGGGGAGGTAAGGAGCGCTAAACAATTGAGGAATGGTTCTTTACTGGTAATATGTAAAAAGTGATGAACAACAACAGAAAGCAATAAagacaaataaactaaatggACAGCGAGTGAAGTGTTCAATGGCATATGACAAAACTTTGTTAGGGGTGTGATCTCTGGGATTCCTCTAAGTGAGTCAGTGGATTCAGTGAAAGAAGGAATACAAAATGTTAAAGTAAGGGAAGCAAAGCGACTTAAAAACAAGAAGGAATGGAGTTATATGTGACAGTCTATCAGTACTGTTAACTTTGACGAAGCTAAACTCCCAGGAAAAAGTCTTGATTGGTTACATGAGCTATGATGTCAAGGTTTacattcctccaccactgcggtgttttaaatgtcaaagaTATGGGCATGTAGCGGCGATATGCAAGGGCAAACAAAGATGTAGCAAATGTAGTGGTGAACATGAATATGGAAAGTGTGAAGAAGGGgcaaaactaaaatgttgcaACTGTGGAAGAGAACATAGTGCAGCATATGGAGGTTGTGAGGCTAACAAAAGAATGCAGGAGGTACAGCGAATTAAAGTAGTCCAAGGGGTTTCCTATGCAGAGGCAACTAAGAAAGTCCCAAGAGGTGTAGGTGTACCGGTAGAAACAATAAAGGATGGGACTAAAGATGTAAAGGAATGTGTAAAGTGTGATCAACTAAAAGAAGATACGTTGATTGTGAGTAAAGGTGATTTTGTGCTCTTCATGGCTGAGATAATCAATTGCTCAGCACAGACCACTAGTAGAACTgaaagaattaaaataattgTAAAGTCAGCTGAAAAATACCTGGATGCAAAGGGAATGCCTTGGGAAAGAGTAAGAGATATTCTTAATGATGAAACACAACAATCACAGTCATGGAGTGGGCCTGTATAATGGTTTTAATTATACTTCAGTGGAATGCTAGGAGTTTAATTGcaaacggaaaaaaaaaaaaaaaatatgttgaaaGTTAAAAGAGAAACCTAATATTATTTGTATACAAGAAACCTGGCTAGTGCCTAGGTTGGATTTTGTAATAAAGGGGGTATGACTCTATAAGAAGGGATAGGGAAATAGGTAAAGGAGGAGGAGTTGTAATTTTTTATACAAAGGGGACTTCAGTATAGAGAGGTAAAGAGGGGAATGACTTGGAATACATTGCTACAGAAGTATGGACAAATGAAGATAATGTGACAATTATAAACTTTATAACCCATGTAGACAAGTGGAGATAAGGCAACTGGAGGATATTTGGAAGGATTTGACAGGGAGAATTATCTGGTGTGGGGATTTTAATGCACATAGTACATTATGGGGGGGAGAGGGATGATGGGAATGGAAATGTAGTCAAGAATTTATGGAAGAGAAAGAGTTAGTATGTTTGAATGATGGATCTGGGACTAGAATAGATGTGGCAAGGGGTACAGAGTCAGCAATAGATCTAACTATTGTCACAAAACCATTGCAGATAGATGTGACTGGGAGGTAGTTAGGGAAAGCACAGTAGGAAGTGATCATTATCCTATTAGAATTCAGATAGGAGTGGGAATTAAGAAATGAACATGacataagagaagagagatggatttTAGGAAAAGCAGATTGGGGTAAGTATAGAGAAGTAAGTGATGAATTGTTACTATCTATTGATAAAAATCAGGATATTGAGAAATTGTGTAATGAAATTGGCAGTGgaataattgttgcagcaggagTATCAATCCCAAAAACTAAGCCTAAGACGTTAACTAAAATAGTGCCATGGTGGTCTACAGAATGTAAGGAAGCAATTAAAGGTAGAAATAGAGCGTTTAAAGAgttaaaaaaagaacacataattTTCAGAATTTAGTTAAATATAAAAAGATCTCAGGCAATAGTTAGGAAAACAATAAGACAAGCTAAAAACATCATTGGAAAAAGTTCTGTGACTCTATTGGTCGAACTACTCCAGTGGAGAGAGTTTGgaatatgattaaaaaaaaatgaaagggaaTGGAAGGGAATATGGATACCCAGTGTTGGTTGAGGGGCAAAGAACGATCACCAATAATAAGGAAAAGTAGAGGTTATGGCTAAAACATTAGCCAAGGTGCACAGCTCAGGGAATTTAAatcaagaagaaaaaagaggtaGAGAAGTTACAATTGAAAAAATATCGCGAATGTGTTTGACATTGAGGATAGCTTAAGAAGGGTATTGGATGTGTTATTTACTTAAATCTGAACTCAATAAGGCATTAAGTAAATTAGGTAAGTCATCTCCAGGGATGGATAAAATCTGCTATTCCATGTTGGAGAACTTAAGTGATAAGGGGAAGGAAGTTTTGTTAAGTCTATATAATAAAGTATGGATAGATGGCTGTATTCCTAGAACATGGAAGGAGTCTATAATTATTCCTATTAGGAAACCTGGGAAAGATCCTAAAATAGCAATTAACTATAGACCTATTGCATTAACATCCCAGATGGGAAAACTATGGAAAGGATGATTAATGACAGGCTTACATATTGGGTTGAAACCAAAGGATTAATGAGTCATTATCAAAGTGGATTCAGGAAAGGTAGAGGCACCATGGATCCCATTGTATGCCTTGAAGATACAATAAGGAAGGCTCAAGTGAACAAAGAAAATGTAGTggctgtgtttttgacattgagAAGGCATATGATATGTTGTGGAAAGAAGGTATACTGATAAAGGTTAAAATATTGGGAATAAAGGGACGGATGTTCCAATGGATTAAAGGGTTTTTGTCTAATAGAACaattcaaattaaaataaatggagaATTAAGTGAGCAATACAGTGTGGAAAATGGTGTCCCACAAGGAAGTATTGTTAGTCCACTATTATTTTCaataatgattgatgatatttTTAAAGACATACAAAATTCAGTTAGGTGGCATTGTTTGCAGATGATGGAGCAATgtggaaaaaaggaagaaatataGATTTTGTGGTGGGTAAGATGCAACAGGCAGTGAACAGAGTCCAAGAATGGGCCCTTCAATGGGGGTTTAGGATCTCAATAGATAAAACAAAGACTTTATTCTTCTCtaggaagaaaaataaatgaagATGTTAAAATCAAATTATCTGGGGCAGATTTAGAAAGAGTGGAATTCTTCAAATATTTAGGAATGTGGTTTGACAAGCGATTAACTTGGACAATGCATAtacaaaaaatattgagaaatgCAAGAAAGTGTTGAATGTGATGAGGTGTCTATGTGGAGTTGAATGGGGAGCAAGTAGACCTGCTTTAAAAGCCATTTATACAGGGCTGATGAGATCTGTATTTGACTATGGGTGTGTAGTGTATGGGTCTGCTGCTAAAACATCACTTAAGAAACTAGATGTAATTCAGAACCAAGGTTTGAAGCTATGCTGTGGGGGCAATTAAGACCACGCCAGTGGCAGCAGTCcaggtagagatggagagatgcctCTCTATCTTAGAAGAGACCAGCTGTCTCTTGTGTATTGGACAAATCTAAGGGGTCATAGTGAAAAACACATGAGTCAATCAGTCTTATGGCagtgtcaagagagagagagttaccttATTAAAAGTTTTGGTTggacaataaaacaaaaggtaatAAATATGGGAATCAGTGCTCTTGAAATAAGCCCTACAGTGGCATATCCTGTTGTTCCTCCTTGGCTGATGTCAGAGGTTCCAGTAGACTTGGGCTTATTAGAGGAAAAAGAAGGATGTTGAAGTGGATCATTACAGGGTCCAGAGTTACATTGCGAAAGCAAATATAAAGAAGCAGTCATTTTATATACTGATGCATCTAAGCAGACTGATAAGAAAATGGGAGTTGCTTATGTTATCCCTCAATTAAACATTGAATCTGGAAAGAGAATCAATGATGATTTAGCTGTATACACAGCAGAAATTATAGGAATATGGATGGCCTTATTGTGGGTAGAGAGCAATAGACCTAAGCAAGCTGTGATTAAGTCAGACTCTAGCTCAGCTTTAATAAGCCTTAAATGTTGTCACTCTGAGTCTAGACAGGACATAGTATATGAAGTAATGCAATTAGCCAACAATCTGCTTAAGTCTGGTATTAGTACTACATTTATATGGGTACCAGCTCATATAGGTGTAGGAGGTAATGAATTAGCAGATAAATGTGCAAAGAAAGCAGCAGGGAAGTCTGATATAGAGTTGAATATTAAATACAGCAAAGCTGAAGTCAAAAAGTATAATCAAagctaaaataaatgaaaatggcAATTTGTATGGGGATAACGAACAGTTCTGGAAGACATCTGCATAGTATTCAaggaaaggtgggggaggagcaGGAATACATGCAGAAACAAGCAAGAAGAAGATGTGGTGTCCAGAATGAGGCTAGGACATACAGGATTAAACAGAACATTAGTTACCATGAAAAAGCATGTTGATGGAATGTGTGAATATTGTAATAGTCAAGAGACCATAGAGCATGTAATTATGTCTTGTCCTGAGTACCATCAAGCCAGACAAAGATTTATCTCACAACTTGGTGAAATCCAGATGACATTAAATTTGAATGATATACTGCAAAGAGAATCAGGTGAaatttgttttccttttgtttttttttgaagGTAACTGGGGTTATTTAAAAGAATTTAGGAAAGTGTAGGATGACCATTTGATCCACACTCCAGTCCAGatggtggcggtaatgcaccaaAAAGCTGGTTGCCAACCGCCatataaaaaagaagaagaagaagaagaagaaggcctACTGGTATTTTAAATAACCGAGCCTGCTGTGTATCAGAAATACTGGCCATTATGCCTACAGTCCGCCGGCTCTTCAGAAACTTTTCAAATGCACGACACGAGACCCCTGGGGAACTTTGCGAATTGTGTGACTTTTAATTTGTTTAGAGACTCTTATTTTGAATGTTTGTAACCTGTGGCTGGTTTCGTATGCGTAATTTCATTGGCTGTTAATGTTATCCAATGACAATCGCTGTTATTCAGGTGACGCGTATGCTGCACATGTGAAGAAGAGTAGGTAGGCGACAGAGTCAACGCCAAAATGGTAAGTTTCTTCATAAACAATTTCTCATTATTTAGTAATCATGCCATAGAACGTACCATTGGAAATAAGGCAAGAAAACGGTGAAATGTGTTCACTTTTAATGTATGTGCTAATTTAACTAGAAACCGTACCTTGTAGGTTAGCAtgctatcggaactccccctattaccgtcggtcccgtatttccaccgtcttgcgtgtatgcgtcacttaatatcaatttctatacaaaccaagacagcagactcctaaagaaacgcaaccacccacaccataggtgtatctaaattagctatgtaccaaaaatgacattttaccgtgactcaaagacagtgttgtaaggctgcgtgtacacaaccgcttggagctccagtggaattttaatttcacgacgagaattctcggtctaaccgttcatgtgccgttgaaacggtgtaaataggcgacccatcaggccagcactataactccgagtgTGCTAAACAAAATCgaatatttcaggcagtaaatgctcccgttaacaaacaaaccagattttgttcaaatctacacacctatggctactgaaaaatgtcaggttaatttagcaaatgttattctgAAGTGTTAataaacatcgttgttttagaatttctgaacaaaagtggtgataattgggggtgttacgatagttagctaacgttacccaCTTAATCAAAATTTTCTCAGGTGATGTTTGagcaaaataaacacatgcctTTATATGCGAGGTAATGTCGGTATGTTAACACTGATATGTTTTCTGATGTGGGAGACAATACCATGTGTTGCACTGGAAAGTTACACCATAGTTGTGAGCTAGCATAACTACAACAGCAActatgtgtctgtctggggGGGGAGACACAATCAGCATGCACGGCTTCAATGTGTCTATGTTGGAGTGTCATATCGTTACTGCAAATGCAAATACAGAGTACTACAGAGGAtaataaacatgctttgctaaGGTCTAGTCTACTGAGTACTTCTCATATCTCCTCACTtttctgttgtgttctgttgtgaTGGATGTCCACATCAATAATTATAGAAATTGTAATGTAGAATCATGACATTCACGGACAAAAAGGATCAACAAAAAAAAGcatgaaacactgaaacatttatttaaaatacaatTATATTGTAATGTTATCTGCTGCTGGATTATTGGAATAGTAACCTCGTGTATGTTGTTGCTCCATTCTAGTTGCGGAGAGAGGTAAGATTAAGACGGGAATATCTGTACAGGAAGGCGCAAGAGGACAGACTGCGCACCATTGAGGAGAAGAAACAGAAGCTTAAAACCTCTCTTGATGGTAAACACACCGATAAGATGTTCTATATTTTAGCTTGGTGTATCCATGACATGTAGTCAGTTCTGCTTtatgaatgtttgcatatgatGACTATGAAGACAGATTTTGTTGTTATTGCTGCTATTGTTAAGTGATCAACAATATTTTCAGTACAGTGAAGGATTCATGCAAGATCTTGTAATCACTGAATTTGGGACCTGTTCTTGTCCTTTTTCTCAACAGAGAATAAACTAATTCCAACTGAAGTGCGCAAAGATGCCTTGCAGTTGCAGAAATTGTTGGAGTACGATGATGAGGGCGGCGAAGGTAAAGGAAATTGTAAACTCTATTTGTTTGCTATGTTTCCTTTAGGTCTGCTCCTTATTCTGTTGGTTCTGTGATGTTCACAGGTGTCAGTACTCATATGGATGATGAGTACAAGTGGGCTGGTGTGGAGGACCCTAAGGTCATGATTACAACATCTAGAGATCCTAGTTCCAGGCTGAAGATGTTTGCTAAAGTGAGTCTCTATCTAGCCTACATGCCCCCTGAATTGCCTTATGTCAGCTGCTGATTGTCCTGTAATGTGGTTTTGACTAAAGGAAGTGAAGCTGCTGTTTCCTGGTGCACAACGCATGAACAGAGGAAACCATGAAGTGAAGGCGCTAGTCCATGCCTGCAAGGCCAACAGTGTCACTGACCTCGTCATAGTTCACGAGACCAGAGGACAGCCAGGTGAGTTGGAGTGCCATTTTTAGGCCCTACCCCCTCAGAAGAAGGCGTTAATTTGAACAAATCTGAATAACGATCTCTCCATTATGTACTTTGTAGACGGACTGGTAGTATGCCACCTTCCATTCGGACCAACAGCATACTTCACTTTATACAATGTGGTGATGAGACATGACGTCCCAGACATCGGCACAATGTCAGAGGCCTACCCGCATCTCATCTTTCACAACTTTACCTCACGACTTGGCAGAAGGGTGAGATGTTGGATGTGCTCTGTCCATGGTCAAAAGAACATGCCTGTTTTGTTAACTTCAGCCAAGGAGATTGTTTTCGATCTGCTTAGTTTGTCTATTAGTCAGTACTATTAGACAAAAACTATGGCACAATTTTAATATAGCATGGGCCAACAAAGAACCCATTAGCCGCAAACCCACTATCGAGCCAGGAAGAGATAAGGCGATATACTACAAGCTTACAGGTGATAATGGCCAGGCTTGACGCTGCCCAAATCAAAAAACCTTTGCTTCCCATTATCAGGCTGATAGTCCCTTCTAAATCTCGCCCACAATGCCACCTCAATGTAAACGTCATACCCTGATCAAGCGAGGGAAGTTCAAGCATAGTATCCGAAGTCTTTTTGCCCAGTGGAATATTAAGCTAACATGAAAATAAAGCATCTTTCAGAAGGTAGACACTATTCCTTTGTACAATGTGGTGTTTAAGAAGTTAATTTAGCAGTACATTTCACAGACAGGCTGAGGGCCTGGATGTAATATAAAACTTCTCTAATATCTGACTTGTTTTGGCGCTGAATCGCCTTTGCCTGATTTGTTGCTTAATCCCACCTTCCAACTGCCTCAAGCACCAGTAAGCACAAGTTGGCCAGAGTGTAAAGGTGAGGCCAGAAACTCGGTGACTGTAGGCCTGAGGAAGCCCTGTGGAGGCACGATTAAGCACCAGACGTGATAATAGGAATGCATTTAGACTCCATACGCTTTCATTCGCCCCGCTTTAGCCTAACAAGGAGCAAGCGGCTATAACATTATGGAGTGGATCCAAATCATGGGGCGTGGCCACGAAATATTTTTGTAAGATGGCTTTTGGCTTTGGCAGAGGTCTGCAGTTTCTGAATGCCCCTGGTGAAGTGAGCTTGCAGTGAAACAGTATCCAGATAGAATATTTCTCAAACTACCTTTACCTTTAAATCTAAGGATCTGTGGGTCTTTTAAGTATAACATTCATGTTGTCACATAAACCATACAAAATTCCTTAAAGCTACAAATGAAGCCAGAGAAGGTAAAATGGGCATGattattgtcttttttttgaCGTTTCATCAGGTATCAAATATCCTTAAGTACCTGTTCCCAGTACCAAAAGATGACAGCAGACGTGTGATTACCTTTGCCAATGGTGATGACTATATCTCATTCAGGTGAGACAGTAATGGCAAAACGACAATGTAATGTAGTATATTGGAATTTGATAAGGTGTATTaaaaatgtcatgtttattgAGCTTTATATTCTTATTTTCAGACACCATACATATAAGAAAACAGACCACAAGAATGTTGTGTTGTCCGAAGTGGGACCCAGATTTGAAATGAAGTGTAAGTTCTAGACATAGATCTCATTCTCTTTTCTGTATAGATTTTACTGGCGTAATTGTTACACTATGCAAACACTGTATACGCTGTGTTGTAATAATACATGTTCTCCCATCAGT
It includes:
- the imp4 gene encoding U3 small nucleolar ribonucleoprotein protein IMP4; translated protein: MLRREVRLRREYLYRKAQEDRLRTIEEKKQKLKTSLDENKLIPTEVRKDALQLQKLLEYDDEGGEGVSTHMDDEYKWAGVEDPKVMITTSRDPSSRLKMFAKEVKLLFPGAQRMNRGNHEVKALVHACKANSVTDLVIVHETRGQPDGLVVCHLPFGPTAYFTLYNVVMRHDVPDIGTMSEAYPHLIFHNFTSRLGRRVSNILKYLFPVPKDDSRRVITFANGDDYISFRHHTYKKTDHKNVVLSEVGPRFEMKLYMIKLGTLENEATADVEWRHHAYVRTAKKRKFLSME